TCGAGCAGGCGCGCAGCGGCGGCAAGCAGCCTGCCGGTGCTGCACTGGAAGAGAACATCATCATGCACGAAGCTGTACAGGACATTCCCGCGGCAGGACCCTGGACGTGTCCCGCCTGCGGCGGCGCCAACACGGGCAAATTCTGCGAATACTGCGGATCCCCCCGGCCCTGATGAGGGGACGAACGGCGCGCCGCTCTCGGGCGGAACGCCGGAGAAAGCATAAATGAGACCCGCAAAAGCGAGAAAGAGAGGTACCCCTATGCAATACGAACTCAAAGGAGGCGCATTCCCCGTTGTAGTGTGCAGACTCAACAGCGGCGAGAGCATGATCACCGAAAAGGGATCCATGGTGTGGATGACGCCGAACATGGAGATGACCACCACCGGTGGCGGCGGCATCGGAAAGATGTTTTCCAAAGCCCTTACCGGCGAGAGCATGTTCCAGAACATTTACACGGCGCGGGGCGAAGGAATGATCACCTTCGGCTCGAGCTTCCCCGGCCAGATCCTTCCGTTGGAGGTCACGCCGGGAAAGAGCTTTATCCTGCAAAAGAGCGCGTTCCTTGCCTCGGAGGCGGGGGTGCAGCTATCGATGCACGTCAACCAAAAGCTGGGCGCGGGCTTTTTCGGCGGCGAAGGCTTCATCATGCAGAAGCTTACCGGCAACGGCATCGCCTTTGCAGAGGTGGACGGCGAACTGGTGGAATACACCCTCGCCCCCGGCGAGCAGATGGTGGTCGATACCGGCTATGTGATGGGCTTTGAATTGAGCGTATCCATGGACATTCAGCAGGTCAAGGGACTCAAAAACATGGTGCTTGGCGGCGAGGGACTGTTCAACACCGTTCTTACCGGCCCCGGCAAGATCTGGCTCCAGACCATGCCCATCTCCGGTGTGGCCGCGGCGATCCAGCCGTTTTTGACCTTTGGCAAGAAGTAAACCGAATACATGGGAGGAACCTGCAAGGGATCAACAATATATAAATACAAAAATTTTAGGAGGAAACGATTATGGCGAACCTGACCGGAAATTTGAAGGACTCTATGACCGCAACCTTCCCCCGCGAATTTGATATCCCCAACGCAATGACGATCCAGGAGATCTATGACAAGCTGAACGCCCGCGCTGCGGCGTTCCAGATGCCGTTTTCCGTCAAGGGCGGTATTCCCGGCGAGCGCGTCGTCTTTGAGAAGGAACCAAACCTTGATGTTATCATCTGGCTCCATGTCAAGAACGGCACGCACATCAAGATCACGCCGGTCACGCAGGACAGCAGCGCCACGATCAACGGCATCAACGTCGGCAAAAACAGCGTGATGCGCAAGGGCGTCAAGGGCGTTGCCAGCAGACCGCTGCTGCAGGGCCAGTATATCGACGGTGTGACCGACACCATCAAGAAGATCCTTGCCGACGAGACGGTTCCCGATTATGTGGCGCCTGCGGTGGCTCCCGGTGCGGATAAGCCCCTGAACTGGCTGACCCTCCTGCTGCTGTGCATCTTTGTTGGCGGCGCGGGCATCCACCGCTTCTATGCGGGCAAGATCGGCACGGGCATTCTCTACCTCTTCACCGGCGGCCTGTTCGGGATCGGCTGGCTCATTGACCTTGTCAAGATCGCCACCGGGAAATTCACGGATAAAAACGGCAACGTCGTTCAAAAGGCATAATGCCGCCGCCTGAAGCGCAGATCGCGGAACCACAGGATCGATGATAAGGAGTTTACTATGAAAAAGATCGTTTCTCTTGCACTGGCATTGGTGCTGGTGCTCTCCCTTACCGCCTGCGGCGGCAAGGACGGCGGGAAATCCGCTGACCCCAACCTCGGCAAATACATCGGCACAGAGTTCTCCAGCGACGGCGACAGCTGGTATTCCTTAGCTGACCTCTATGACGGCGAGTGCTATATCGAGCTCAAGAGCGACGGCAAGGGCGTGTTCTGTCTGGGCGGCGAGGCGACCGACATCAAGTGGTCGCTCGAAAGCGACGGCGCTTTGACGCTCAAGCGCGACGGTTTGGAAAGCAATGGCCTTTTACAGGACGGCTGCATCATGCTCGACGATCTCTGGGGCAACGAGGTTTACACCCTCTACGAGAAGGAAGATGCCGACTCCTCGCCGGAAAAGACCGGTGATACGCTGCTGGACTGGTGGAACGGCGACTGGTACGGCTGGTGGAAGATGACCGGCTGCTCGGGCTATTACGAGGACATGGAGGGCGACTGGTGGGATATCTGCGGCAATATTGACATCGGCGCAGATAAGACCGGCGTCGTCCGCCTCTGGGATGAGGACTACTCAAGAGACAGCCTCATGGCGAAGGTGAATGTCACCCTGAGCAGCGCCGGTACCGGCGAGCACGGCACGATGACCTCTGAGGACGGCCAGTTCACGGATATCGCTATCGAGCACGCGGACTGGATCGTTGACCCCGGCCTGGCGGATCGGGATGATCTCATCTGCATCGACGGCTACTACGAAAACGGCGACGATGAGTTCTACTACGAAATCTATCTGCGCCCGTGGGGAACCTACTGGGACGACGCGGATGAGGATTCTCGCCCCAAGTCCTACGACGACTGGTATCTGCCCCTCATCAAGGCGGGCAAGTCCATGCCGGACGCCATCGGCGCGGACGCCCCGGCAAGCAGCGGCGATACGAAGTCCACAGCGCCGAGCGGCAATTCAAATGCGCCCAGCGGTACCGGCCTTGTGAGCGAGGAAGCGGTGCAGAAGGGCTACGTGTGGATGAACGAGGTCAATAACAATATTTTTGACAGCACCTACGAAGACCTCGTCGATTACTTCGGCGTGGAGGGTGAGTTCGTCAAGGAAGAGTACAGCGACCACATGAAGAGGAACCAACGCTACTACAAGTGGGTCTCGAAGGACGATCCCAGCCACTACGTCTACGTCAACTTCGCCGAGGAGGAACCGGGCGTTTATAAGGTCAGCGCCTTCAACACCAGCGGCTTCTCCGGCAAGGAGGCGATTGAAAAGTATCTTGACACCGTGAAGGCTGAGGCGGCTGAGGTGAATAAGGCCGCCACCGCAAACACCAAGATGAAGGACTTCTCCGTAACCGTCACGCAGTTCGCGCACGATGATGTCGCGGTCAAGATCACGACGAAGATCCCTGAGTCCGGCTGGTCGTATGACGAGGGAAAGAAGTGCCTTGTGGAAAACGACGATCCCACAGCCTTCGGCGCGGGTGCCATCAGATTCGAGGTAAGAGCCAATGTGGAGGACTTCGACTACTACAAGGACAGCTTTGAAAACTATCAGGATATCGATGATCGCGTGATCGGCGGTATCACCTTCAAGGGCCGCACCTACAAGCGCATCGGCTACGACTGGATCGAGTACGTCGCGCAGATCGACGATGGGCGTGCGCTGTCCATCGGACTGACAGATATTGACTGCGTTCCGGGTACGATGCCCGACGTTATCCTCAGCGGCATGACGATCAAGTAAGGTCATCGGTATATTTTGCCTGACCACAGCGTATCAAACGGCGCCCGCCCGCAGCGCGGGCGGGCGCTTTCTTGTGAGAAAAAGAAAGAGGTGGAACCATCTATGCCAACACAGGTAACCAACTATCAATGCCCCGGCTGCACCGGTCCGCTGCACTTCGTAGGCGCTTCCGGTAAGCTGGAGTGCGAATACTGCGGTGCGAGTTACGACGTTGCGGAGATCGAGGCGCTCTACGCGGAGAAAGAAGAGAAGGCCGCGGCGGCGCAGCAGGCGGCTGAAGAAAAGGCCGCGGAGCAGAAGAAAGCGTCCGCCGACGGCGGCGATTGGGATACCTCCGGCTTCAGTGACGACTGGGGCGAGGAGGGCGCGCACATGAAAGCGTACAGCTGCCCCAGCTGCGGCGCGGAGCTCATCTGCGATGAGAGCACGGCGGCAACATCCTGCCCCTATTGCGGCAACCCCACGGTGGTGCCGGGGCAGTTTGCCGGTCAGCTGAAACCGGATTTCATTATCCCCTTCAAGTACAGCAAAGAGGACGCCGTCAAGGCGCTGAAAGAGCACTGCGCGGGAAAAATTTTCCTGCCCAAGAGTTTCACCAACGAAAACCATATTCAGAAAATTCAGGGCATTTATGTTCCGTTCTGGATGTTTGACGGCGAGGCGGAGGGCGATGCCCATTATCAGGCAACCCGCTCCCGCACCTACACCTCCGGGGATTATGAAATCACGGAGACAAGACATTTTGACGTTTACCGCGCCGGCAGAGTGACTTTTGAAAAGGTTCCGGTGGATGCGTCCAGTAAAATGCCGGATGACCACATGGATTCTATCGAACCCTATGACTACAAAAAGCTGAAACCCTTCTCCACGGCCTATCTTCCCGGGTATTTGGCGGATAAATTCGACGTCACCGTGGAGCAGAGCCGGGAGCGGGCGGATCAGCGCTGTCAGGGAACCTTGGACGCAGCGCTGCGGAGCAGCGTGAGAGGTTATGATACCTGCATTCAAACCGGCGGCAGCTCCAGTCTACAGCGCGGCAAGGTGCATTATGCCTTGATGCCGGTGTGGATGCTGAACACGAAGTGGCACGGCAAGGACTTTACCTTTGCCATGAACGGACAGACCGGAAAACTGGTGGGCGACCTTCCCATGAGTTGGGGACGGTTTTGGGGGCTGTTTGCCGCCATTGCCGCACCGCTGTCGATTTTGGGAACGATTGTCTCAGTGCTGATGCTGCGATAAGGAGGGGCGGACATGAACAAGAAATTCACAGCTTTGCTGATGGCGCTCCTGTTGGCGCTGACACTGTGTGTTCCTGCCATGGCGGTGTCGGAATACGGTGTGATTTATGACGAGACCGATTCCCTTGGCTCCGTGGAGCTGGATTACATGGGCGAGCATGCCCTGCCGGAGCTTTCGGAAAAATTGCAGATGGACCTGCGGATTGACGTATTTACCGATGAGGACGTATCCGCAGATACCGACGTCATGGACATTGCGGAATACGTCTATGAAAACAGCGGCTATGGTTGGGGCGAGAACCGGGACGGCGTTTCCCTGACGCTGCTGATGCGGGCGCAGCCGGACGGAACCTATGCACTGGCAGAAGACGATTGGAGCATTTATACCTTTTTGAGCCAGACCCGGGGCAGCGCGCAGGATTTGGCGGATACCGTATATGATGCGGTGGCACCTTACATGGCGGAGCGGGCATGGAACGGGGAAGACGTGACCATGAGCGGAACGGCACTGATTCAAGCCACCGATGCCATGATGAATGCCGTGACGGAGTATATCAACGCGAATTGCCCGCCCAGCGAGACGGAACCGGACCCGGAGCCGGCGGCAACGCCCACCACGGCGGTGCCAAATGTGCCCCGGACCTTGAAAAGCGAGAGCATGAGCTATGTGTTCGACCACAGCCACATGCTCACCGATACCCAGCGGGCGGAGCTGGAGGCACAGGCAAAGGAAATTTCCCTGCGCCATCATTGCGGCGTCTACGTTGCGTTTGTAGATGATTACACCGTGTACAGCGACGGCGGCGGTGTTTACAAAACCACGTATCAGCTCTACCACGGAGATCAACTGGGTGTGGGCGATGACCGGGACGGCATTATCATTCTGCTGAGCATGGCGGAGCGGGATTACGCCATGTTTGTTTACGGTACGTATGCGGAAACCGCCTTTAACAGCTACGGTCAGGAAAAATTGGAAAAGGCATTCCTGGGCAACTTCAAGGAAGATGACTGGTATGGCGGCGTTTCCAATTATCTGAGCACTTGCGACGAGTACTTGACCCGGGCTGACGCAGGAAAACCCGTGCGGGAAAGTCCGGCACTGCTGATTGCGATTGCCGTTGTAGCCTCCTGCCTCTTGTCCGGCGCGATTTGTCTGTTCTTAAAGCGCAGCATGAAAACCGTACATCAGAAAGTCGAGGCAAACGAGTATGTTGCACCGGGCGGCTTGCAGCTGAGCAAGCAGTATGACCGCTATACCCACACCACCGAGGTTCGCAGCAAGATTTCCAGCAGCGATGACAGCAGCAGCTCTGGTACCAGCAGCTGCAGCGGAGGCGGCGGCAGTGGCCGCAGCGGAAAGTTTTAAGAAGGAGGCGGACGATGAAGCATTTGTTCCTGCGCAGGTTCCTTCCGGCGCTTCTCTGCCTGGTATTTGCGCTGAGCCTGACTGCCTGCGGCGGAGGGACCGAGCCGCCCGAGACAGAAGGCGGCAGCGGCATGACAGGGGCGCTTTCCGGCGGCAAGGGCAATGTGTCTGAACCAAAGGGCGATCCAGAGAAAGCGGAGGCGGGACTTGTCCTGCTGCGGGCGTGTATGGCAGAGGATGACCAGTTGGCCGGCGCGGTGGCTTACCTTGGTCAGCGCGAGCCAAACGACAGATCGTCGATGACGGAGTGGCTGCTCGAAAACAGCGGTGATCTTGTTTCCGAGCTGCCGTTTCTGCTGGAGATCCCAGCGGAGCGCGTACTCGGCGGAGAGAGCGGCAAACTCTACTGCATCGTCCCCCGGGACGAGAGCACCAGTCTCGCTGTAAATCATGTGACCTGGGAGTCACAGGGCAACGGCGTGTGGCCGGTGGCGGACGAGGTTCTCTATCGGGAAGAATACGCGCAGCCTGTGCTGGTATTCGTGAATTATGAGGAGTGGCCAGATGAGCCGGACACGGAGGTCAACCTTGTGACCAACAACGGCCTGGAGGTGAAATGGTATCCGCTGACCGATGAGTCCGGCTGCCCCGTCGTGCCCACCGGTGTGAACTACGCCCCCATGCTGATGGATTTTGGAATTTTTGGCGCTATCACAGGTCTTGACTATCCCGAGGATTGGGAGCCGGCGGGCGACGACTGGTGGCTGCCGCCTACGGATATGGGTCTGGCAGACACCACCTGGGTCTGTGATGACTGGCTGATGAGCCTGCACTACGGCGACTGCGACCCTGACTATGCCGGGATCGCCGAGCTCTACCACCGCTTTGAAGACAATACAGAGCTGACACGGGTCTTTTCCGGCGTGTGGCGCATGGAGGATGACTGCCTGCGGCTGGATCTCTCCGCCGGCGTCGGCAGCTCCCTCAGCGGCAGTTTCCCGATCCTCATCTCCCCCTCCGGCGAGGAGATGCATTTCCAGCGTTCGCGCAGCGGCGAAGGGGTTCCCTTCCTGCCGGACGATACGGACTCCATTGATCTGACGCGGAGCTATGGCTGAGTCCCCTTTCATTTAGTCTGCTAAATCAATCTTATAGATGAATATGTAAGCCGCTGACATAATGTTGCAGCTCGATGCGCATACAGCGCAGCGGACGGATTTCACCCGAACGCTGCGCTGTATATTTTTCTTGGCTTGCTATCCGAGTGAGCCAGATCATATTCTCTAACCACTTCTGCTCTCTTCCGGATGCATCATGTGGTCATCATCGGAAACTGCAGAATTTTCATCGTGGTGGAACTGTCGAAGTACTGCTCTGGCTGCAGCCACAGCAATTTGTTGTTCAACTTTGCTGAAAGCAGACAGTTCCTGAAGAAACAACTCAGAATCTTCGGATAAACTCTGGTCAAAATTAAAGATATCGTTGGGGGCAATATCCAAAACACGAACCATTGCAAAAAGATTTTCAAATCGAGGATTGCCTCTGCCATTTTCGATTTCCAGAACTGTCCGCGTTTGAATCCCTACCTCTTCAGCAAGATGATCTTGTGTGATTCCTTTTCGCTTGCGTGCTGTACGAACAACCCTGCCCAGGTTAGCCTTCACTTCCTGCATTATAACTCACCTCAGCGTAATCTTATAATGCAGGCAAACGACTATGAATGCTTTAATTCGACATATAGAGGTGTGTTATAACTCATATACGAAAAGGAGGCTCCTTATGCTATCCTTGTAGAATGCGGCGTGCAGCAGCATATACAGCTTCCTTACAGCAAGTCGTGTACTACGGGCTTTGCACATGAATTTATTCAGCATATTGGCAAGAACTTAGATACACACCCCGCATATTTGTTCGGTTGGAGAAACTCCATATTACATCAAGTTGCCTTTGCAGGTTATGATACCTGCGAAGGCAACTTGTGTTTTATACCCCAGAAAAGTCAACAGATCCGCTGCCGGTCTCCGCCGCCAATACTCATGGCGTCCAAAAATTTATGATAGAAAGGAAATTGCTATGAGTACGGAAATGAGTAAATACGTTTTGATGCTGTTGGAGAGTTATAACGAGAGAGCGCGCAAAATCGCGGTACTTCGGTATAATCTGGAGCACCCGGCCAAAGTAAGCAGGTCAGAACAGATCGAAGCCATGAACTTCGGACATGGCGATGGTCTTGACCATAGTGCGGGACATATTTCCAATAAGACCCTCTACATTGCACTCAATTACGAAGAACAGGCGGAACGCATGAATGCAGAGTCAGCACACGAAATTGCAAAGGAACTGTTTGCCTTGGAATGTGAGCAGAGACGCCTGACATATTTTATTGGCCTATTGGATAAGCGGCAGGCTGAGGTGATTCGTCTGGTGTTTGTGGACGGAATTCCCACGAAGGAAGTTGCTGCCAGCTTTGGCTTGACCTACCGCACCATCGACCGGATCAAGCGTACTGCCATCGAAAATCTTGCGGAGATGTATGCCTATTCCGATCAGTTTCGCGTCTGATTTTTTGAAAATGTCCTAAAAATGTCTAAGCCGATGTACTTGAAGTGTCATATGGCGCTGTGGTATGATTAGGATGACAAAAAGGAGATGCCCCCAGTGAATGGAGGCATCTCCTTTTGTAATTTGTACGGAATAGACCACGCATAAAAGTGCGATCCGGGTCTGGAATAATTTTGCTTCTGGTTGGGGAAAATGGCTGTATCA
This window of the Dysosmobacter acutus genome carries:
- a CDS encoding TIGR00266 family protein encodes the protein MQYELKGGAFPVVVCRLNSGESMITEKGSMVWMTPNMEMTTTGGGGIGKMFSKALTGESMFQNIYTARGEGMITFGSSFPGQILPLEVTPGKSFILQKSAFLASEAGVQLSMHVNQKLGAGFFGGEGFIMQKLTGNGIAFAEVDGELVEYTLAPGEQMVVDTGYVMGFELSVSMDIQQVKGLKNMVLGGEGLFNTVLTGPGKIWLQTMPISGVAAAIQPFLTFGKK
- a CDS encoding TPM domain-containing protein yields the protein MNKKFTALLMALLLALTLCVPAMAVSEYGVIYDETDSLGSVELDYMGEHALPELSEKLQMDLRIDVFTDEDVSADTDVMDIAEYVYENSGYGWGENRDGVSLTLLMRAQPDGTYALAEDDWSIYTFLSQTRGSAQDLADTVYDAVAPYMAERAWNGEDVTMSGTALIQATDAMMNAVTEYINANCPPSETEPDPEPAATPTTAVPNVPRTLKSESMSYVFDHSHMLTDTQRAELEAQAKEISLRHHCGVYVAFVDDYTVYSDGGGVYKTTYQLYHGDQLGVGDDRDGIIILLSMAERDYAMFVYGTYAETAFNSYGQEKLEKAFLGNFKEDDWYGGVSNYLSTCDEYLTRADAGKPVRESPALLIAIAVVASCLLSGAICLFLKRSMKTVHQKVEANEYVAPGGLQLSKQYDRYTHTTEVRSKISSSDDSSSSGTSSCSGGGGSGRSGKF
- a CDS encoding sigma factor-like helix-turn-helix DNA-binding protein; the protein is MSTEMSKYVLMLLESYNERARKIAVLRYNLEHPAKVSRSEQIEAMNFGHGDGLDHSAGHISNKTLYIALNYEEQAERMNAESAHEIAKELFALECEQRRLTYFIGLLDKRQAEVIRLVFVDGIPTKEVAASFGLTYRTIDRIKRTAIENLAEMYAYSDQFRV
- a CDS encoding helix-turn-helix transcriptional regulator gives rise to the protein MQEVKANLGRVVRTARKRKGITQDHLAEEVGIQTRTVLEIENGRGNPRFENLFAMVRVLDIAPNDIFNFDQSLSEDSELFLQELSAFSKVEQQIAVAAARAVLRQFHHDENSAVSDDDHMMHPEESRSG
- a CDS encoding TM2 domain-containing protein, translated to MANLTGNLKDSMTATFPREFDIPNAMTIQEIYDKLNARAAAFQMPFSVKGGIPGERVVFEKEPNLDVIIWLHVKNGTHIKITPVTQDSSATINGINVGKNSVMRKGVKGVASRPLLQGQYIDGVTDTIKKILADETVPDYVAPAVAPGADKPLNWLTLLLLCIFVGGAGIHRFYAGKIGTGILYLFTGGLFGIGWLIDLVKIATGKFTDKNGNVVQKA